Part of the Vicinamibacteria bacterium genome is shown below.
ACGCGTAATGGACTCGAACGACCTGGAGCGCGAGCGAGGCATAACCATTCTGGCCAAGAACACGGCTCTGTTTTTCCACGACACCAAGATCAATATCGTGGACACCCCCGGCCACAGCGACTT
Proteins encoded:
- a CDS encoding GTP-binding protein yields the protein MELRNVAIIAHVDHGKTTLVDTMLRQSGIFRANQELVERVMDSNDLERERGITILAKNTALFFHDTKINIVDTPGHSD